ACAGGTAACCCGGCGGCAGCACGGTCTGCACGCCGGCGTGCCACAGCATCGCCTGCGTGGCCAGGCCCACCTGCGAGAACAGCCGCTCCGAGCCGCAGCCCGGGAAGTAGAACACCGCCTCGCTGTCGGGCGTGGTGGTCTGCGGGTTGCGGATGATCGGGACGATCTCGTTGTCCTCGATGTCCAGCAGGGCGCGCGCCGTCTTCTTGGGCAGGTTGCCCGGCATCTTCTTGTTGATGAAGTGGATCACCTGCTCGCGCACCGCCGGCTTGCCGACCGTGGCGGGCGGATGGGCGGTCTGCTTCTTGGCGAACTTCTTCAGGATGTCGTTGCCCAACCGCTGCGCCTTGTAGCCCCAGTCGATCATCACCTTGCGCGTGAGGTTGATGGTCTCGGGGTTGGTCGCGTTCAGGAAGAACATCGACGCGGCGGTGCCGGGGTTGAACTTCTTCTGCCCCATCTTGCGCAGCAGGTTGCGCATGTTCATCGACACGTCGCCGAAGTCGATCTTGACCGGGCACGGCGTGGCGCACTTGTGGCAGACCGTGCAGTGGTCGCCCACGTCGGCGAACTCTTCCCAATGCTTGACCGACACGCCGCGGCGCGTCTGCTCTTCATACAGGAAGGCCTCGATCAGCAGCGAGGTGGCCAGGATCTTGTTGCGCGGGCTGTACAGCAGGTTGGCGCGCGGCACATGTGTGGCGCACACCGGCTTGCACTTGCCGCAGCGCAGGCAGTCCTTGATGCTGTCCGAGATGGCGCCGATGTCGCTCTGCTGCATGATGATCGACTCGTGCCCCATCAGGCCGAACGACGGCGTGTAGGCATTGCGCAGGTCGGCGGCAACCGCCTGCGGGTCGTTCGGGTCGCGCAGCAGCTTGCCCTTGTTGAAGCGACCGTTCGGGTCGACGCGGCGCTTGTAGGCGGCGAAGTCGGCGATCTCGTCGTCGGTCAGGAACTCCAGCTTGGTGATGCCGATGCCGTGCTCGCCCGAGATCACGCCGTCCAGCGAACGCGCCAGCGTCATGATGCGGGCCACCGCCTTGTGGGCGTCCTGCAGCATGTCGTAGTCGTCGGAGTTGACCGGGAGGTTGGTGTGCACGTTGCCGTCGCCGGCGTGCATGTGCAGCGCCACGAAGACGCGCCCGCGCAGCACCTGCTTGTGGATCGCCTGCGCCTCGTCGAGGATCGGCTTGAACTCGCCGCCGTTGAAGATCTTGCGCAGCTCGGCGCGGATCTCGGCCTTCCAGGACACGCGGATGGTGCGGTCCTGCAGCAGGTGGAACAGGTTGGCGTCCGGCTGGACCTGCAGACGCTCATCGACGGTCTGGGCGAGGTAGCCCAGGCCCAGGCCGATCAGGCTGGCGCGCGCGGCGTTCACCGGGGTGTCGAGATGATCGAGCAGGTACTGCCAGCGCGCGCGGGTGGCGCGCAGCAGTTGCTGCGCCTGCTGCACGCGGTCTTCCAGCAGCTCGGCGCTGGGGATCTCGTTGGCGTCGTCGGTGCGGCCCAGCGGCAGGTCGGTGCGCGCGAAAAACGCCAGCAGCGCATCGGCCAGCTTGAGCTTGTTCTTGATCGACAGCTCGATGTTGATGCGCTCGATGCCATCGGTGTACTCGCCCATGCGATTGAGCGGAATCACCACGTCTTCGTTGATCTTGAAGGCATTGGTGTGGCGGGCGATGGCGGCGGTGCGCGAACGGTCCAGCCAGAATTTCTTGCGCGCCTCCGGGCTCACGGCGACGAAGCCTTCGCCGCTCTTGCCGTTGGCCAGGCGGATCACCTCCGAGGTGGCGCGCGCCACGGCATCGTCGTCGTCACCGACGATGTCGCCGATCAGCACCATCTTCGGGAAGGCATTGCGCTTGCTCTTGGTGGCGTAGCCGACCGCGCGCAGGTAGCGCTCGTCCAGGTGCTCCAGGCCGGCCAGGATGGCGCCGCCGGGCTTCTTGGTCTCGGCGTCGAGGTAGTCCTTGATCTCGACGATGCTCGGGATCGCGTCGCGCGCCTGGCCGAAGAACTCCAGGCACACGGTACGGGTCGACTTGGGCATGCGGTGCAGGATCCAGCGCGCGCTGGTGATGATGCCGTCGCAGCCTTCCTTCTGCACGCCGGGCAGGCCGGCCAGGAACTTGTCGGTGACGTCCTTGCCGAGGCCTTCCTTGCGGAAGGTGCGGCCTTCGATGGTGAGCGTCTCGGTGCGCAGCAGCTTGGCGCCGACCGGCGCATTGCCGTCGAACCACTTCAGCTCGAACGTGACGACGGGCGCGTCGTGGATCTTGCCGAGGTTATGGTTCAGGCGCTGGACTTCCAGCCAGTTGCCGTCCGGATCGACCATGCGCCACCAGGCCAGGTTGTCCAGCGCGGTGCCCCACAGCACGGCCTTCTTGCCGCCCGCGTTCATGGCGACGTTGCCGCCGATGCACGAGGCGTCGATCGAGGTCGGGTCCACGGCGAAGACGAGGCCGGCTTTCTCAGCCGCTTCCGCCACGCGGCGCGTCACCACGCCGGCGCCCGAGTAGATGGTCGCCACGGGGTGGTCGACGCCCGGCAGGTCGGTCTGTTCGACCGCATCCAGGCGCTCGAGCTTTTCCGTGTTGATGACGGCCGAGAACGGCGTGAGCGGCACGGCGCCGCCGGTGTAGCCGGTGCCGCCTCCGCGCGGGATGATGGTCAGGCCCAGCTCGAAGCAGCCCTTGACGATGCCAGCGATCTCGTCTTCCGTATCCGGCGTGAGCACCACGAACGGGTACTCGACGCGCCAGTCGGTAGCGTCGGTGACGTGCGACACGCGCGACAGGCCGTCGAACTTGATGTTGTCCTTGGCGGTCACGCGGCCGAGCACCTTCTGGGCGCGGCGGCGCAGGTCGTAGACCTGGGCGAATTCGTCCTGGAAGGCCTTGACGGCACGGCGCGCGTGCGCGACCAGTTGCTCGACCCTGCGGGCGCGCTCGTCGCCTTCCGGGTCGTTGTGCGCGGTCTGGTCGGCGGTGCGGCGCTTCTCGATCTCCGCCAGGCGGTGATTGAGCGCATCGATCAGCATCTGCCGGCGCTTGGGGTTGTCGAGCAGGTCGTCCTGCAGGTACGGGTTGCGGCGCACCACCCAGATGTCGCCCAGCACTTCGTACAGCATCCGCGCGGAGCGGCCGGTGCGGCGTTCGCCGCGCAGCTCGTCGAGGATCTGCCATGCGGATTCGCCCAGCAGACGGATGACGATTTCCCGATCCGAGAACGAGGTGTAGTTATAGGGAATCTCGCGCAGCCGGGGCGCAGCGTCCTGGGCCGCGAGTTTGGCGTCGATCAGCAGTGGGGCATTCATGGCGAGCCGCAGGAGGGGCGCGGCAGAGACAGGAGACAGTCCAGGCCGCGCGGTCATTTAAAGGGGAATTGTACTGCAAGGTGCCGACTTGACGCATTGCAGCAACGGTATCCCTGCACCGGACATGGGCGGCAAAACCGTAGCGTTTTCAACGGGTTGCGGCAATGCCGGCCTGCGGACAGCCGCAAAAAGAGGCGCAAAAATCACATCAAGAGGTTCTTGATCCACCCGAAGATGCCGTGCCAGAAACGGTCGGGCAGGGTCAGCAGCGCGGTGGTCATGACCAGATAGCGCAGGAACTTGCCGATCGCCATGTAGGCCACGCTGGGCAGGAAAGACAGCCGCAGCCAGCCGGCCAGCGTGCACAGCGGATCGCCGATGCCCGGCACCCACGATGCCAGCAGCGACACCGGACCGATGCGGCGCATCCAGCGGAAATACTTCTTGTCCAGCGGCGGGGCGCGGTGGCGCTGCGGGTGCCGGATGTGCTGCAGATGCTCCGTGTCGTGCTGGCGGCGGCGGCGCGCCAGGTGAAAGCGCACCAGCGCCAGCTTGGCCGCATAGCCGATCCACCAGTCGACCGCGCCGCCCAGCGTATTGCCGGCGGTCGCCACGAGGATGGCCGGCCAGAACATGTCGGGATTGAGCTTGATATAGCCGAACACCGCCGGCTCGGACCCCAGCGGCAGCAGGGTCGCCGAAACGAAGCAGACGATGAAGATGGCGGGCAGCCCGACATTGGGCAGGGCCAGGGTGGCGAGAAACCAGTCGATCCACGTTTCCATGCGGTCGATTGTAGAGGCCGGGCGGCGGTGACGTCGCCCCGGGGCGCCTCAGCCGAAGAACAGGTAGGCGATCAGCACCGCGCCGACCAGGCCGATCAGGTCGGCCCACAACCCGCAGGCGAGCGCGTAGCGCGTGTCCTTGATGCCCACGCTGCCGAAGTACACGGCCAGCACGTAGAACGTGGTTTCGGTCGAGCCCTGGATGATGGCGGCCAGCTTGCCCTGGAAGGAATCGACGCCGTAAGTGGTCATCACGTCCACCATCAGGCCGCGCGCGCCGGCGCCGGACAGCGTTTTCATCAGGCCCACGGGCAGCGCCGGCACGAAGCGCGTGTCGATGCCCAGATGGCCGAACAGCGCGGACAGCCCCTGCATCAGCGCATCCATGCAGCCGGCCGCGCGGAACACCGCGATGCCGACCAGCACCGCCACCAGGTACGGCACGATGCCGATCGCCACCTGAAAACCGTCCTTGGCGCCGTCGACGAAAGTCTCGTAGACGTTGATCCGCCGCAGCGCGCCGCACGCCAGGAAGGCCACCACGATGGTGAGGATGGCCCCCGCGCCGATCAGGCCGATCCACGCCGCCATCTGCTGCGGCGGGAACTGGCGCAGCCACGCGAACAGCAGCCCCATCGCCGCGACGAAGCCGCCGAAGTAGGCCAGCAGCGCCGGCCGGAACAGGTTGATGCGCTGGTGCCAGGCCACCGCGGCGATGCCCGCGCAGAAGCCGATGAAGGTCGACAGCAGCGTCGGCAGAAAGATGTCCGCCGCATTGAAGCCGGCCAGCCCCTGCTTGACCGCCAGCGCCTGCCGGACGGCGATCACGGAGGTGGGCACCAGCGTCACGCCGGCGGTGTTGAGCACCACGAACATCAGTTGCGCGTCGCTGGCGCGCTGCGGCTGCGGATTGATCGCCTGCAGCTCGCGCATGGCCTGCAGGCCGAGCGGTGTGGCGGCGTTATCCAGGCCCAGCACGTTAGCGGAAACGTTCATCATCATCGCGCCGTTGGCCGAGTGGCCCGGCGGCACCGATGGGAACAGATGGCGCATCAGCGGGTTGACCAGCCGGGCGAACAGGTCCACCACCCCGGCCCGCTCGCCGACGCGCATGATGCCCAGCCACAGCGCCATCATGCCGGTCAGCCCGAGCGCGATCTCGAAGCCGGTGCGCGCGGCATCGAACATGCCGGTGAGCATGCGGGAGAAGACCTCCATGTCGCCCATCGCCACCTGCACGCAGGCGGTGACGAAGGCGACGAGGAAAAAGGCGAGCCAGACGAGGTTGAGGGCCACGGCGCTTCCATTCAGTGCGGAAGCGGCTATTGTGCCGGACCCGCACCCCGGCGCTGCGGGTGCCGCGCTTTGCCGGCCTGACGTTCGTGCTCTCTGACCTGTTCTTCGAATTCTTCACGCCGGTCAACCTGCCCGGCGAGCCACATGAAGCGAAGCCGCTCAAGCGTGGCCGGATGAGGCATCACCCACCGGCGCGTCCAGCGGCACGATCTCGTGGAAGAGCGCGTAGTCGACATGCGTCACG
The sequence above is drawn from the Ralstonia solanacearum K60 genome and encodes:
- a CDS encoding FAD/FMN-binding oxidoreductase; translated protein: MNAPLLIDAKLAAQDAAPRLREIPYNYTSFSDREIVIRLLGESAWQILDELRGERRTGRSARMLYEVLGDIWVVRRNPYLQDDLLDNPKRRQMLIDALNHRLAEIEKRRTADQTAHNDPEGDERARRVEQLVAHARRAVKAFQDEFAQVYDLRRRAQKVLGRVTAKDNIKFDGLSRVSHVTDATDWRVEYPFVVLTPDTEDEIAGIVKGCFELGLTIIPRGGGTGYTGGAVPLTPFSAVINTEKLERLDAVEQTDLPGVDHPVATIYSGAGVVTRRVAEAAEKAGLVFAVDPTSIDASCIGGNVAMNAGGKKAVLWGTALDNLAWWRMVDPDGNWLEVQRLNHNLGKIHDAPVVTFELKWFDGNAPVGAKLLRTETLTIEGRTFRKEGLGKDVTDKFLAGLPGVQKEGCDGIITSARWILHRMPKSTRTVCLEFFGQARDAIPSIVEIKDYLDAETKKPGGAILAGLEHLDERYLRAVGYATKSKRNAFPKMVLIGDIVGDDDDAVARATSEVIRLANGKSGEGFVAVSPEARKKFWLDRSRTAAIARHTNAFKINEDVVIPLNRMGEYTDGIERINIELSIKNKLKLADALLAFFARTDLPLGRTDDANEIPSAELLEDRVQQAQQLLRATRARWQYLLDHLDTPVNAARASLIGLGLGYLAQTVDERLQVQPDANLFHLLQDRTIRVSWKAEIRAELRKIFNGGEFKPILDEAQAIHKQVLRGRVFVALHMHAGDGNVHTNLPVNSDDYDMLQDAHKAVARIMTLARSLDGVISGEHGIGITKLEFLTDDEIADFAAYKRRVDPNGRFNKGKLLRDPNDPQAVAADLRNAYTPSFGLMGHESIIMQQSDIGAISDSIKDCLRCGKCKPVCATHVPRANLLYSPRNKILATSLLIEAFLYEEQTRRGVSVKHWEEFADVGDHCTVCHKCATPCPVKIDFGDVSMNMRNLLRKMGQKKFNPGTAASMFFLNATNPETINLTRKVMIDWGYKAQRLGNDILKKFAKKQTAHPPATVGKPAVREQVIHFINKKMPGNLPKKTARALLDIEDNEIVPIIRNPQTTTPDSEAVFYFPGCGSERLFSQVGLATQAMLWHAGVQTVLPPGYLCCGYPQRGNGQFDKAEKIVTDNRVLFHRVANTLNYLDIKTVVVSCGTCYDQLAGYEFDKIFPGCRIIDIHEFLLEKGVKIDGVQGVRYMYHDPCHTPIKTMDPTKLVNQLMGGNRGADGQTSAIEKNDRCCGESGTLAVTRPDISTQIRFRKEEEMRKGADKLRQLGQGSGQSGEAGNVFSGDVKILTSCPSCLQGLSRYSEDASVQADYIVVEMARHVLGETWLQDYVAHANAGGIERVLV
- a CDS encoding YqaA family protein gives rise to the protein METWIDWFLATLALPNVGLPAIFIVCFVSATLLPLGSEPAVFGYIKLNPDMFWPAILVATAGNTLGGAVDWWIGYAAKLALVRFHLARRRRQHDTEHLQHIRHPQRHRAPPLDKKYFRWMRRIGPVSLLASWVPGIGDPLCTLAGWLRLSFLPSVAYMAIGKFLRYLVMTTALLTLPDRFWHGIFGWIKNLLM
- a CDS encoding nucleoside recognition domain-containing protein; this encodes MALNLVWLAFFLVAFVTACVQVAMGDMEVFSRMLTGMFDAARTGFEIALGLTGMMALWLGIMRVGERAGVVDLFARLVNPLMRHLFPSVPPGHSANGAMMMNVSANVLGLDNAATPLGLQAMRELQAINPQPQRASDAQLMFVVLNTAGVTLVPTSVIAVRQALAVKQGLAGFNAADIFLPTLLSTFIGFCAGIAAVAWHQRINLFRPALLAYFGGFVAAMGLLFAWLRQFPPQQMAAWIGLIGAGAILTIVVAFLACGALRRINVYETFVDGAKDGFQVAIGIVPYLVAVLVGIAVFRAAGCMDALMQGLSALFGHLGIDTRFVPALPVGLMKTLSGAGARGLMVDVMTTYGVDSFQGKLAAIIQGSTETTFYVLAVYFGSVGIKDTRYALACGLWADLIGLVGAVLIAYLFFG